A single Verrucomicrobiaceae bacterium DNA region contains:
- the lepB gene encoding signal peptidase I — protein sequence MPHRGDVVVFTTAGIASAFMPQTQTQPMIYIKRVVGQPGDTLEFRGEALHINGKPVTDYFDSADIHYLPMALLQNGKTVQVPEEHLFVMGDNSGNSSDSRYWGPLPVKNVFQKYAFHLIRAQPTAEKSQPQIAP from the coding sequence TTGCCGCATAGGGGCGACGTTGTTGTTTTCACCACCGCAGGGATTGCCTCCGCCTTCATGCCTCAGACTCAGACGCAGCCTATGATTTACATCAAGCGAGTCGTCGGCCAACCTGGTGACACGCTCGAATTCCGTGGCGAAGCCCTTCACATCAATGGCAAACCCGTGACCGACTATTTTGACAGCGCTGACATTCACTACCTACCGATGGCGCTGCTTCAAAATGGAAAGACCGTCCAGGTTCCAGAAGAGCACCTCTTCGTCATGGGCGACAATTCCGGCAACAGCTCTGATTCCCGCTACTGGGGCCCTCTCCCCGTGAAAAACGTCTTCCAGAAATACGCCTTCCACCTCATCCGCGCTCAACCGACAGCGGAGAAAAGCCAACCCCAGATAGCACCGTAA
- a CDS encoding aldo/keto reductase, translated as MTRHRISPNGPEFSRLIYGTWRILDDADAANKTPQALLSRFKACADMGITTLDTAEIYGLYHVEEAIGGALKLDGAFRDQIEIVTKCGIYVPCDFHPERKTAHYNLTAARIVKSCEKSLRLMGIDHIDLLLVHRPDWLTSADETAAGLNQLLKAGKIRSAGVSNYNVHQFELLNARMDQPLVTNQVEFSLLHMDPIYDGVFDQCQRQRILPMAWSPLAKGDLMKHEGLLAKAAELSAKYGGATLDQLAYAWIMAHPACPLPIIGTNKLERIQACVKAAGIQLEREDWYSLWVAAKGHGVP; from the coding sequence ATGACTCGTCACCGCATTTCTCCGAACGGCCCTGAATTCTCCCGCCTCATCTATGGCACTTGGCGCATCCTCGATGACGCAGATGCCGCCAACAAGACTCCCCAGGCACTGCTGAGCCGCTTCAAAGCCTGTGCGGACATGGGAATCACCACACTGGACACGGCGGAGATTTACGGCCTGTACCATGTCGAGGAGGCGATCGGCGGTGCTTTGAAGCTCGACGGCGCTTTTCGCGACCAGATCGAGATCGTCACGAAGTGCGGGATCTATGTGCCCTGCGATTTTCACCCCGAGCGCAAAACGGCGCACTACAACCTCACCGCTGCACGCATCGTGAAGAGTTGTGAGAAATCCCTGCGCCTCATGGGCATCGACCATATCGACCTGCTGCTCGTCCACCGCCCGGATTGGCTCACCAGCGCGGATGAGACTGCCGCAGGGCTGAATCAACTGCTGAAAGCCGGTAAAATCCGCTCCGCAGGTGTCTCGAACTACAATGTACATCAATTCGAGCTGCTGAACGCACGCATGGACCAGCCGCTGGTGACGAATCAGGTCGAATTCAGCCTCCTGCACATGGACCCCATCTACGACGGCGTTTTTGATCAGTGCCAGCGCCAGCGCATCCTGCCGATGGCCTGGTCCCCGCTCGCTAAAGGCGATCTCATGAAGCACGAAGGCCTCCTGGCGAAAGCTGCCGAGCTCAGCGCCAAGTATGGCGGTGCCACGCTCGATCAGCTCGCCTACGCCTGGATCATGGCGCATCCCGCCTGCCCGCTGCCCATCATCGGCACGAACAAGCTGGAGCGCATCCAGGCCTGCGTGAAAGCCGCCGGAATCCAACTCGAGCGTGAAGACTGGTACTCCCTCTGGGTCGCGGCAAAGGGGCACGGAGTGCCGTGA